Part of the Prunus dulcis chromosome 8, ALMONDv2, whole genome shotgun sequence genome is shown below.
AGGCTGTGGTCACGGGGTCCATGGCACAATATATACCGGCTTTAGAGTACTATAGCGATGGAAAACTTCCCTTAGTTTGCACCATGTATGCTTCCTCAGAGTGCTACTTTGGTGTCAACTTGGAGCCCCTCTGTGACCCTGCTGACGTGGCGTTTACCCTTTTGCCCAATATGGGATATTTTGAATTCATACCATTGGGAGAGAACGGGACACGGCTCATGGACATAGATGAGGACGAGGAGGTGCGTAATGATAAGCTTGTTGATTTGGTGCAAGTGAGGCTTGGCTGCTATTATGAATTGGTGGTTACCACTTTTGCTggtaagatatatatatatatatatatttctagcACTaggtagttttaatttttcaaagatggattgatttggatttggatttggatttggatttaaTCAGGATTATATCGTTATCGAATTGGCGATGTGCTCCAAGTGACTGGATTTCACAACGAAGCGCCACAATTTAGGTTCATTTGTAGGAGGAATGTTGTTCTCAGCATCGACAATGACAAAACCAATGAAGAGGACTTGCACAAAAGCATAAGTGTAGCCAAAAAATTGCTAGAGCCCTTCAATGCTCTGCTTGTGGAGTACACTAGCTATGCGGACACGTCACATTTGCCCGGTCACTACGTCTTGTATTGGGAGATCATACACCATGGATCATCAGTGGTGGATTTGGACTCTTCAACACTTGATGTGGATAAGGTGCTCCAAGAATGCTGCATTGCAGTGGAAGAGGAGCTTGATTACATCTACCGTCGATGCCGCGCACACGACAAGTCGGTGGGCCCGCTTGAGATACGTGTGGTGGAGCCCGGCACGTTCGAGGAATTAATGGACTATTTTATTAGCCAAGGGGGTTCAATCAACCAGTACAAAACTCCAAGGTGCATCAAGTCTAATAAGGCGCTTAAGTTGCTTGATTCTAATGTCAAGGCCTGTTTCTTTAGTCCAAGGGATCCAAAGTGGATCCCTTAATTATAGGGATACATTACAACTCTTTTTGTTACTCTTCATTTCCCTGCTACTAACTAACAAAGGTAGTGCAATAAGATTTAAATATGCATCTACCATCTCATTCTGCAGAggatataaaataattatgcACCTTAATTTATTTGATGTTTGTCTTTGTATCATCATTTTAATTCtatgaaggggaaaaaaaaaaaaaaaaaaaaacgtatgCTCAAGTTCAAGTGTTGTCTTGGTCTAATTACTTGCTAGCTtgcatgaaaaaaataaatatcaatatATACCAGACATAAATTCGAACGCTAATAAAATCAACATCTGTTCTTGCTTTTGTTAgatcaaattttttatgtttttaatcCGTATAACTAAGAAAACTAATTTTGGGATACAGAGAAACAGTCAGTTTTAAGCACCTCTGGTTTTTGGCTTTGGTGTGGACATGAAGAtatttgaattggattggatagAGCCGTATATACAATGCGctgacataaaaaaaaattgggtggCAGCAATTCATAGATTTTACGTGTACAGCAAAAAAgcataacaaagaaaaaagtagtTACGGAGAATTGTACTCGGTTGTACAAATTTATACTTACTTGACATTATCGATCATTTTAGTTTTCGAATAAAATTGTGAGGATGTGAAGAAATGTTCGATGTCCTGACAAAAATATGGCACTCATGAGTTTACAAAGACAGCTCACTCCACAATGGCCGGTTCAATTGCAACTTTATGCAGCTCCACAAATTATCAGTGGTCATAAAGTGtttgttgtgttgtgtgtgtgggtGTGTAAGCGTGCACCCAACATGCGCATGCAAACTATATCTATATGTCAAGCAAAGCAAGGATCGAGAGCTGTTTCTGTATATTTGGGCGCTTGGGGTTGGAGGAAAATATATCAAGGAATTCAATTTTGCTGTTTACTGCTACTTTTACCCTAAAGTTTGGGCTTTACATTTACAAAACGTGCCCCATTATTGACACACTGAGTCACCATGCATTACCCCtcttgaaattttcaaatcaaGTGATAGGAAATCGAAAACTGCACTCCTGGGCCGCCCCGCCCGTgagtttaatttcttttccCGTAGATTAAAGTAGTTAAAACATTactttataataataataataatcataaaagtaaaaagatAGGAATCTATAGCAAGTGAATATTCACAGTAGCTAAATTCTTACAAATTAAGATTAAGATTTATATAAGTTAGTGGTAATTAAGAAGTGAAACCTAATGAAATGCTCAGCACAGGACtaatctttcattaattaagaaCTAAGCTTAAGATTTTGTAAGTTCACAGGGATATCAAAAGAACAACTTTGGGGAAGGGTTAAATCTCTTCCCCACCACATAAAGTGCTGCCAAATTACCCCACTTCTCAGACAACTTTACGGGCCAGAGAGACCGGAAAAAGGAGAAAGCAACTACTTAACTACCATAATGTTCATAATCACCAGAAAATAATCAATAGATGGAGTGGATATCATGTGATTTGGTAGCTTTCTTTTCTGGGAGATAATAATGTTATCAGGAAGAGGGATTCGAACACAGAGacttctaaatttttatttatttctggGTTGGAGAGCGTAActatggaaaagaaaagaaaaagaaaacttgcTACACCCTTAATAAGTGAGGGCGTGCCATATATTATCCTTGATATAATTACTACATAGTCGAATAAGAATCAAGACTTTATTTATAATAGTCTCAAGATTCATGGtgacatacatatatattaaattctaATCACGCACTGCAATTAAAATTGCAGCCCTGATTATTTGTGAGTGTATCACGTTCATTTATagcctcctcttcctcctccagCCACGGTAACGTAGGTCCTTGCAATTTTGCCATTTGCACCTTGAGGAAAAAATCGGCCGTGCAGGGATTCATTGCCTGTTCCGTACACAATCCGCAAGATCTCAGGTGGCGTCCTTGCATACGATAGCGAATTCACATCTGCTGACAGAACGTTACTGGTGGTTTTATTCTCAGCCCCAAGCGTTACGGGTACTCTGATGCCTTCATCTTTGTTGCCACTCTTGCCCAGCTTGTTCCTCAGCGCCGATATTCGGTTCGTGAACTCAGCCACCGTCAGGAGATATGGAAGCACGGTCTGACTCCCTCTTTCATACAGTAGTGTGCGTATCACTGCATCTTGTCCGGCCTTAACACCCAAAAGTGATGCAACCAACTACATATTATCATATAGTACGTATAGATATAATTAGATTACGAATTGTAACGTGGAACTCACGTAgacttttattttgtatgttttAATAAACGTATGGAGATAATTTCAATACGCATGTGTTGATAAGCATAATCAGAATcgaaatataattaatttcaatatCACTTTTAGGGAAGGGATAGTAATTAGCATGGCCATGACGTACTCTGCGAGAAGCAGGGGCGGTGAGGTTTGGAAGGGTGCCAACATAACCGGTGAGTCCAACGTAAGGGATCAAATAGGATGCCAACAAAAAGTTGATTGAGTTTGCATACGGGTCAAATGGA
Proteins encoded:
- the LOC117637858 gene encoding putative indole-3-acetic acid-amido synthetase GH3.9 — its product is MDGKKLEYKGEEALKEIERLTAKADKVQCKFLKEILTRNSKTEYLSKYMMGSKDVSAFKQCVPVITYKAIQPYIQRIANGEDSSLITGHPITEMLCSSGTSGRKPKMMPSIAEDLDRRTFLYNLIMPIMNQYVPGLDEGKAMFLYFVKAEMSTPCGLPARTVLTSYYKSSHFKYRGLDPFNNGTSPDQTIFCNDSNQSMYCQLLSGLVHRHQVLRLGAVFASAFLRAISFLERNWVNFCNDIRTGQLDPSITDSECRLSMAPLLSLPNPSLADEIKDICSQTSWKGILCQLWPKAKYIEAVVTGSMAQYIPALEYYSDGKLPLVCTMYASSECYFGVNLEPLCDPADVAFTLLPNMGYFEFIPLGENGTRLMDIDEDEEVRNDKLVDLVQVRLGCYYELVVTTFAGLYRYRIGDVLQVTGFHNEAPQFRFICRRNVVLSIDNDKTNEEDLHKSISVAKKLLEPFNALLVEYTSYADTSHLPGHYVLYWEIIHHGSSVVDLDSSTLDVDKVLQECCIAVEEELDYIYRRCRAHDKSVGPLEIRVVEPGTFEELMDYFISQGGSINQYKTPRCIKSNKALKLLDSNVKACFFSPRDPKWIP